The following proteins are encoded in a genomic region of Methanoculleus oceani:
- a CDS encoding CBS domain-containing protein, translating to MLVRNFMVADVVCVEIPGNRDDVLRILKRTGISGVPVLKDGELVGIITRKDLLRKAEETQLGLLMTPDPVVIRPDAPISEAAQLMVRHNIRRLPVMEDGSMIGIISVADLIGAIAQMRLALPIKDNYVSKTYALWEDTPLSLVGRILEISGYDAIPVLMEDGTLTGIISERDLIRHSRIEDGVEVSDFSNGTDDDEWTWESIRDMHTISYGISKIQLLPIPVKNAMVKNVLAVPLNAEVGECALKMRRARVDQLPVVNGNKRLVAMLFDRELIKVLLPDQQGLRKN from the coding sequence ATGCTCGTCCGGAACTTCATGGTGGCCGACGTCGTCTGTGTTGAGATCCCCGGAAATAGGGACGATGTCCTGCGTATCCTGAAACGCACAGGTATCAGCGGCGTCCCGGTCCTCAAGGACGGCGAACTCGTCGGTATCATCACCCGCAAAGACCTCCTCCGCAAAGCGGAAGAGACCCAGCTCGGGCTCCTGATGACGCCCGACCCGGTCGTCATCAGGCCGGACGCCCCCATCTCGGAGGCGGCCCAGTTAATGGTGCGCCATAACATCAGAAGGCTCCCCGTCATGGAAGACGGGTCGATGATCGGGATCATCAGCGTGGCCGACCTCATCGGTGCCATCGCCCAGATGCGCCTTGCCCTGCCTATCAAGGACAACTACGTCAGCAAGACCTACGCTCTCTGGGAGGATACGCCTCTCTCGCTTGTCGGGAGGATCCTCGAGATCTCGGGTTACGACGCCATCCCCGTCCTGATGGAGGACGGCACGCTCACCGGCATCATATCGGAGCGCGACCTCATCAGGCATTCCCGCATCGAGGACGGCGTCGAGGTCAGCGACTTCTCGAACGGCACCGACGACGACGAGTGGACCTGGGAGAGCATCAGGGACATGCACACCATCAGTTACGGTATCTCCAAGATCCAGCTCCTCCCGATCCCCGTGAAGAACGCGATGGTCAAGAACGTCCTCGCCGTTCCCCTGAACGCCGAGGTCGGCGAATGCGCACTGAAGATGAGGCGGGCCCGGGTCGACCAGCTCCCGGTGGTCAACGGAAACAAGCGGCTCGTTGCCATGCTCTTCGACCGGGAGCTGATCAAAGTTCTGCTGCCTGACCAGCAGGGCCTGCGAAAGAATTAA
- a CDS encoding universal stress protein produces the protein MFRKILVAIDGSEPANRAFEEALGEAGVWNAEVHVVYVVESGLFSSLPMDNTLEIIYSVLQKEGEDILEGARKKADAAGVSLTTHLRQGHAGSQIVSLAEELGADLIMLGSYGKSGVDRLLLGSVTDYVVQNSPITTTVVRS, from the coding sequence ATGTTCCGTAAGATACTCGTTGCTATAGACGGCTCAGAACCGGCCAATCGGGCTTTCGAAGAGGCTCTCGGTGAGGCCGGCGTCTGGAATGCCGAAGTTCATGTCGTTTATGTGGTCGAATCCGGGCTCTTTTCATCCCTTCCCATGGACAACACACTCGAGATAATCTACAGTGTTTTGCAGAAGGAAGGCGAGGACATTCTTGAAGGGGCTCGTAAGAAAGCGGATGCGGCGGGTGTTTCGCTTACCACCCATCTCAGGCAGGGACACGCGGGATCCCAGATCGTCTCCCTCGCCGAAGAACTGGGAGCCGATCTCATCATGCTCGGGTCCTACGGTAAGAGCGGCGTCGACCGTCTCCTGCTCGGGAGTGTGACCGATTACGTGGTGCAAAACAGTCCCATTACGACAACGGTGGTGAGATCATAG
- a CDS encoding amidohydrolase family protein, whose amino-acid sequence MQEVTPYVVTGRTLLGEDFREEDVSITVSGGIVTSIEPSSRTPDRWIVPAFFNAHTHLGDTVAMDLPARGSLADLVKPPDGLKHRILAATPRAELVRGMRASIIAMIATGTAGFADFREGGADGVAALREAAAGLDCRPIILGREGGEEVSDGAGISSVHDVANAEEVVRDARAAGRLVAFHAGEKNPDDIDETLEFEPDLLVHCTHATDAQLRRIVDMDIPVAVCPRSNWLLGVAASAAHPPITRILELGGRFYLGTDNVMFVQPDLSREMAFAATVYRAPPGEILRAAITGARMAGRSGFIEEGQEAHFLVVNPAKSNLSFSKDILATIVKRLDSSSIGQTVLTLQ is encoded by the coding sequence ATGCAGGAAGTCACACCGTATGTCGTTACCGGCCGCACACTCCTCGGCGAGGACTTCAGGGAAGAAGACGTCAGCATCACCGTCTCCGGAGGTATCGTCACTTCGATAGAGCCCTCTTCCCGGACGCCGGACCGGTGGATCGTGCCCGCCTTCTTCAACGCCCACACGCATCTCGGCGACACCGTCGCGATGGACCTCCCTGCCCGGGGCAGCCTCGCGGACCTCGTCAAACCCCCGGACGGCTTGAAGCACAGGATCCTTGCTGCAACCCCGCGGGCCGAACTCGTCCGGGGAATGCGTGCGAGTATTATCGCGATGATCGCGACCGGGACGGCCGGGTTTGCCGACTTCAGGGAAGGGGGAGCCGACGGTGTGGCGGCGCTCCGCGAGGCTGCGGCCGGGCTTGACTGCCGGCCGATCATCCTCGGCCGCGAAGGCGGGGAAGAGGTGAGCGACGGGGCGGGCATCAGCAGCGTCCATGACGTGGCGAACGCCGAAGAGGTCGTCAGGGATGCACGAGCCGCAGGGAGACTCGTCGCTTTCCACGCCGGGGAGAAGAACCCGGACGATATCGACGAAACGCTTGAGTTCGAGCCCGACCTGCTCGTCCACTGCACCCACGCGACAGATGCACAGCTCCGGCGGATCGTCGATATGGATATCCCCGTCGCCGTCTGTCCGAGGTCGAACTGGCTGCTCGGGGTCGCAGCATCGGCGGCCCATCCGCCGATAACGCGCATTCTCGAACTTGGCGGCAGATTTTATTTGGGAACGGATAACGTCATGTTTGTTCAGCCCGACCTCTCCCGGGAGATGGCTTTCGCCGCCACCGTTTACCGCGCGCCCCCCGGCGAGATCCTGCGTGCTGCGATCACGGGCGCCCGGATGGCAGGGAGATCGGGATTCATTGAGGAGGGGCAGGAAGCGCATTTCCTTGTCGTAAATCCAGCGAAAAGTAATCTCTCCTTCAGCAAAGACATCCTGGCAACCATCGTAAAACGGCTGGATTCGTCATCTATTGGCCAAACAGTTTTAACCCTGCAATAG
- a CDS encoding preprotein translocase subunit Sec61beta: MAKKSGGRLVSSAGLVNYYDSDDHRAIHISPITVIIVTIVTGVAVFTLNALF; the protein is encoded by the coding sequence ATGGCGAAGAAATCTGGCGGAAGACTGGTATCCTCTGCCGGCCTGGTCAACTACTATGACAGCGACGATCACCGGGCCATCCATATCAGCCCGATAACCGTGATCATCGTGACCATCGTGACCGGAGTGGCAGTCTTTACTCTCAATGCTCTCTTCTAA
- a CDS encoding coenzyme F420-0:L-glutamate ligase, producing MDIQVIGVRGLPLIQKGDDLPALICDRVAFEDGDILAVASSVYSKAKGFTRDLAAIVPGADAVRIAAKTKEDPRFVQAVLDSSADVLLEHPFILSELPSGHIGVRAGVDHSNIEDGRLIVLPPDPMGAAEDVRSGIHRITGKDVRVIVTDTCGRAFRRGQTGIAIGWAGMTAIDDYRGDTDLFGHVLEITEEAVVDEIAAFANFVMGESHQGVPAVVFRNCKAWKGHDMVYFTPEEDIIRAALKKNKKD from the coding sequence ATGGATATCCAGGTAATCGGTGTTCGAGGCCTCCCCCTGATCCAGAAAGGAGACGACCTGCCCGCCCTGATCTGCGATCGTGTCGCGTTCGAAGATGGAGACATCCTCGCCGTCGCCTCGTCGGTCTACTCAAAGGCAAAAGGCTTCACCCGGGACCTCGCCGCCATCGTCCCCGGCGCCGACGCCGTGCGGATCGCGGCGAAGACGAAGGAAGATCCGCGCTTCGTGCAGGCGGTGCTGGACTCGTCCGCCGACGTCCTGCTCGAGCACCCGTTCATCCTCTCGGAACTGCCTTCCGGCCACATCGGCGTTCGGGCAGGCGTCGACCACAGCAACATCGAAGACGGCCGGCTGATCGTCCTCCCACCCGACCCCATGGGGGCCGCTGAAGACGTGCGAAGCGGGATCCACCGCATCACCGGAAAGGACGTCAGGGTGATCGTCACCGACACCTGCGGGCGGGCGTTCCGCCGCGGCCAGACCGGTATCGCCATCGGATGGGCCGGGATGACGGCGATCGACGATTACCGGGGCGACACAGACCTCTTCGGCCACGTCCTCGAGATCACCGAAGAAGCGGTGGTCGACGAGATCGCGGCCTTCGCGAACTTCGTCATGGGCGAGAGCCACCAGGGTGTTCCCGCGGTGGTCTTTCGGAACTGCAAGGCCTGGAAAGGGCACGATATGGTCTACTTCACGCCCGAGGAAGACATCATCAGGGCAGCCCTGAAGAAGAACAAAAAGGATTAG
- a CDS encoding glycosyltransferase yields the protein MSAIHTIGDYERYVGKETVRRIKAKARPLRDMHVMHMNSTYYGGGVSQILSSLTLLMNSLGIQTGWRVVHGPPDFFSVTKKFHNALQGAPINLTGRKKEIYEDVIHENAVRNHLDHDMVFVHDPQPLPLITHYRKKSPWVWRCHLDLTAPNRKVWNYLVPFIEKYDAVVLSCGEYRRDLRKPQVFFTPGIDPFSIVNKDLSEAAIDERLVHYGIPTDLPLVVQVSRFDHWKDPVGVIRAFEKARKQEECTLVLVGNVATDDPEGAEVYRSLLAHKNERIIVLSVQDGALVNALQRRAAVVLQKSIREGFGLTVSEAMWKGAAVIGGNVGGIRHQIRDGETGFLVSSVDEAAERIVQLLRDPDLARRLGRAAHERVRERFLFTRTVEQYLDLIGSFEPEFRLREDVGYSCG from the coding sequence ATGAGCGCAATCCATACAATCGGGGACTATGAGCGATACGTCGGAAAAGAGACCGTACGCCGCATTAAGGCGAAGGCACGGCCGCTCCGTGACATGCACGTCATGCACATGAACTCCACCTACTACGGCGGCGGGGTCTCGCAGATCCTCTCGTCGCTGACGCTCCTGATGAACAGTCTCGGGATACAGACCGGATGGCGCGTCGTGCACGGCCCGCCGGACTTCTTCAGCGTGACGAAGAAGTTCCACAACGCTCTCCAGGGGGCGCCGATCAACCTGACCGGTCGCAAAAAGGAGATCTACGAAGATGTCATCCACGAAAACGCCGTACGGAACCATCTCGACCACGACATGGTCTTCGTTCACGACCCGCAGCCGCTCCCGCTGATCACCCATTACCGGAAGAAGAGCCCCTGGGTCTGGCGCTGCCACCTCGACCTTACCGCGCCGAACCGGAAGGTCTGGAACTACCTCGTCCCGTTCATCGAGAAATACGACGCCGTCGTCCTCTCCTGCGGAGAATACCGCCGGGATCTCAGAAAACCGCAGGTCTTCTTCACGCCCGGAATCGACCCCTTCTCGATCGTGAACAAGGACCTCTCTGAGGCCGCCATCGACGAGCGCCTTGTGCACTACGGCATTCCGACCGACCTCCCCCTGGTCGTGCAGGTCTCCCGGTTCGACCACTGGAAGGACCCCGTAGGGGTCATCCGGGCGTTTGAGAAAGCAAGAAAGCAGGAAGAATGCACCCTGGTCCTCGTCGGGAACGTGGCGACCGACGACCCGGAGGGCGCGGAGGTCTACCGGTCGCTCCTCGCCCACAAAAACGAGCGGATCATCGTGCTGAGCGTCCAGGACGGGGCGCTGGTGAACGCGCTCCAGCGGCGGGCGGCGGTCGTCCTGCAGAAGTCCATCCGGGAAGGATTCGGGCTGACTGTCTCGGAGGCGATGTGGAAGGGCGCAGCGGTGATCGGCGGGAACGTCGGCGGCATCCGCCACCAGATCCGGGACGGGGAGACCGGGTTCCTGGTATCCTCCGTCGACGAGGCGGCGGAGAGGATCGTACAATTGCTCCGCGATCCCGATCTTGCGCGACGGCTCGGGCGTGCGGCGCACGAGAGGGTTCGGGAGCGTTTCCTCTTCACCCGCACCGTCGAGCAGTACCTCGACCTGATCGGCTCGTTCGAGCCGGAGTTCCGGCTGAGGGAGGACGTGGGGTATTCCTGCGGGTGA
- a CDS encoding FAD-dependent oxidoreductase — MGESPERDEDLPGTAESYWIATSPETGFPPLDGDGRVDVTVIGGGIAGITTAFLLKKAGLTVALLDARRIVTGATGYTTAKVTSLHRLIYTHVIDRFGSAKARQYAEANQAGIETIASLVRDYNIPCGFERKSAYTYAESEESRDRVAAEADAARSLGLPATFTEDVPLPEKAHGAVVLENQAQFHPRNYLLLLAGHLPGEGSYVFEMTRAVDLEEQPGGVAVKTDRGSLSSDYAVLATHYPIYDRPGAYFARMHPSRSYALGIRIDEPFPDGIFINAAGPVHSWRSQPAGDGDLVIVTGAAHDTGTVTDTRAHYRSLEAYARSVYPVGSVDYHWSAQDYITADRVPYIGPLAEGHDRIFVATGFGKWGMAAGTAAGMILADLIRGRTNPWAEVFDPSRFRERPEFPDRVRRKLEAAGGPIEIDTGRFEREIAAIPPGEGKIVEFDGQKVAIVRDEHGGVHTLDATCMHMGCTVAWNNAEKSWDCPCHGSRYDASGKVIGSPTVRDLKGKEVVRR; from the coding sequence ATGGGAGAGTCACCGGAACGCGATGAGGATCTGCCGGGAACGGCTGAATCGTACTGGATAGCCACCTCCCCGGAGACGGGGTTTCCCCCGCTCGACGGGGACGGGCGCGTGGACGTCACGGTGATCGGCGGCGGGATAGCGGGCATCACCACGGCGTTTCTGCTGAAGAAGGCGGGGCTGACCGTCGCGCTCCTCGATGCCCGCCGGATCGTCACGGGGGCTACGGGCTATACGACGGCGAAGGTCACCTCGCTCCACCGGCTCATCTACACGCACGTCATCGACCGGTTCGGGAGCGCAAAGGCCCGGCAGTATGCCGAGGCGAACCAGGCGGGGATCGAGACGATCGCGTCCCTCGTGCGGGACTACAACATCCCGTGCGGTTTCGAGCGGAAATCTGCCTACACCTACGCGGAATCGGAGGAGTCCCGCGACAGAGTGGCGGCCGAGGCGGACGCGGCACGGAGCCTCGGGCTCCCGGCGACGTTCACGGAGGACGTCCCGCTGCCGGAGAAGGCACACGGAGCGGTTGTTCTCGAGAACCAGGCGCAGTTCCACCCGAGGAACTACCTCCTGCTGCTCGCCGGGCACCTCCCGGGGGAGGGGAGTTACGTCTTTGAGATGACGAGGGCGGTAGACCTCGAGGAGCAGCCCGGCGGCGTCGCGGTGAAGACCGACCGGGGCTCGCTCTCCTCCGATTACGCGGTCCTCGCCACGCACTACCCCATCTACGACCGTCCCGGCGCATACTTCGCCCGGATGCACCCGTCGAGGTCCTACGCGCTCGGCATCCGGATCGACGAGCCGTTCCCGGACGGGATCTTCATCAACGCCGCGGGACCGGTCCACTCCTGGCGGTCGCAGCCCGCCGGCGACGGCGACCTCGTTATCGTCACCGGCGCGGCGCACGACACCGGGACTGTGACCGACACCAGGGCGCACTACAGGAGCCTCGAAGCCTACGCCCGATCGGTCTATCCCGTCGGGTCCGTCGACTACCACTGGTCGGCACAGGACTACATCACGGCCGACCGCGTCCCCTACATCGGCCCGCTCGCCGAGGGGCACGACCGCATCTTTGTCGCGACGGGATTCGGGAAGTGGGGGATGGCCGCCGGCACGGCGGCGGGGATGATCCTTGCCGATCTGATCCGGGGCCGCACGAACCCCTGGGCGGAGGTATTCGACCCTTCGCGATTCCGGGAGCGGCCGGAGTTCCCCGACCGGGTGCGCAGGAAACTCGAGGCGGCCGGGGGACCGATCGAGATCGACACCGGCCGGTTCGAACGGGAGATCGCGGCGATACCGCCCGGGGAGGGGAAGATCGTCGAGTTCGACGGACAGAAGGTTGCGATCGTTCGGGACGAACACGGCGGAGTCCACACGCTTGATGCGACCTGCATGCACATGGGCTGCACCGTCGCCTGGAACAACGCGGAGAAGTCCTGGGACTGCCCCTGCCACGGTTCGCGCTACGATGCCTCCGGGAAGGTGATCGGGAGCCCGACTGTGAGAGATCTGAAAGGGAAGGAGGTCGTGCGGAGGTAG
- a CDS encoding FAD-dependent oxidoreductase, producing the protein MEHGPGAYDVPGRHESFWMETTAETPHPSLAGNLETDVAVVGGGIVGITTAVLLKQAGYAVTVLEANRVCHGVTGHTTAKVTSLHRLIYAELIDRFGSRQAQQYAEANQAAIETIASFIRKYDIPCDFLRKPAYTYAESEEARGLVAAEADAARSLGLPATFTEDVPLPARNYGAVVVGNQAQFHPLKYLLHLASLVPGDGSRIYEKTRALEVQDDGGRCTVRTENGTVTARAVVLATHYPFYDSPGFYFARMEPSRSYVLGVRLDEPFPAGMFINAAGPVHSWRSQPSGAGELVLVGGMEHRTGEDVDTRRHYRDLEAYARSVYPITSVDYRWSAQDYITVDGVPYIGPLAAGHENVYIATGFRKWGMTNGTAAATIVTDMILGRASPWAEVYAPDRFKPAASARRFLVHNIEVAEKYIGGAISRPAGDLADVLPGEGRILMIEGQKAGVFRDREGRVHAVNPTCTHLGCVAAWNSAEETWDCPCHGSRYDADGKVIHGPAVKDLKPRGG; encoded by the coding sequence ATGGAGCATGGACCGGGTGCTTACGACGTGCCGGGCAGGCACGAGTCGTTCTGGATGGAGACAACGGCGGAGACGCCGCATCCCTCACTGGCGGGGAATCTCGAGACCGACGTGGCGGTCGTGGGCGGCGGCATCGTCGGCATCACTACCGCCGTCCTGCTCAAGCAGGCCGGTTACGCGGTCACGGTCCTTGAGGCGAACCGGGTCTGCCACGGGGTGACCGGCCACACGACGGCGAAGGTCACCTCGCTCCACCGGCTTATCTACGCGGAGCTCATCGACCGGTTCGGGAGCAGGCAGGCGCAGCAGTACGCCGAAGCGAACCAGGCGGCGATCGAGACGATCGCGTCGTTTATCCGGAAGTACGACATTCCCTGCGACTTTCTCCGGAAACCCGCCTACACCTACGCGGAGTCGGAGGAGGCCCGCGGCCTTGTCGCGGCCGAGGCGGACGCGGCACGGAGCCTCGGGCTCCCGGCGACGTTCACGGAAGACGTCCCGCTGCCGGCCCGGAACTACGGCGCGGTCGTCGTCGGGAACCAGGCGCAGTTCCACCCGCTGAAGTACCTCCTGCACCTCGCCTCCCTGGTGCCGGGCGACGGGAGCCGGATCTACGAGAAGACCCGGGCGCTCGAGGTGCAGGACGATGGAGGCCGCTGCACGGTCCGGACAGAGAACGGGACCGTCACGGCACGGGCCGTCGTCCTCGCGACCCACTACCCCTTCTACGACAGCCCGGGATTCTACTTCGCCCGGATGGAGCCGTCGCGCTCCTACGTCCTCGGCGTCCGGCTTGACGAGCCGTTCCCGGCTGGAATGTTCATCAACGCCGCGGGCCCGGTCCACTCCTGGCGGTCGCAGCCCTCCGGTGCCGGCGAGCTGGTGCTTGTCGGCGGCATGGAGCACCGGACTGGCGAGGACGTGGATACAAGGAGGCACTACCGCGACCTCGAGGCCTACGCCCGGTCGGTCTACCCGATAACATCCGTCGATTACCGCTGGTCGGCGCAGGACTACATCACCGTCGACGGCGTCCCCTACATCGGCCCGCTCGCCGCCGGCCACGAGAACGTCTACATCGCGACGGGTTTCCGGAAGTGGGGGATGACCAACGGCACCGCGGCCGCGACGATCGTCACCGACATGATCCTGGGCCGTGCGAGCCCCTGGGCGGAGGTCTACGCCCCCGACCGGTTCAAGCCGGCGGCATCGGCCCGGCGGTTCCTCGTGCACAACATCGAGGTGGCCGAGAAGTACATCGGGGGAGCGATATCCCGGCCGGCCGGGGACCTCGCGGACGTCCTGCCCGGGGAGGGGAGGATCCTGATGATCGAAGGCCAGAAGGCCGGGGTCTTCCGGGACCGGGAGGGGCGGGTCCACGCGGTCAACCCGACCTGCACCCATCTCGGGTGCGTCGCCGCATGGAACAGCGCCGAAGAGACCTGGGACTGCCCCTGCCACGGCTCGCGCTACGATGCCGACGGGAAGGTGATCCACGGGCCGGCGGTGAAGGACCTCAAGCCGAGAGGGGGGTAG
- a CDS encoding DUF1922 domain-containing protein has protein sequence MYLVIRCPGCKTFNYVDRYQRWRLCPMCGEVINVGRAPVYLEADDFLDAERVVAQLESYLHQTGKKDLTEQDIRQLRAQYAEWVKSRV, from the coding sequence ATGTACCTCGTCATCCGCTGTCCGGGCTGCAAGACCTTCAACTACGTGGACCGTTACCAGCGCTGGAGGCTCTGTCCCATGTGCGGCGAGGTGATCAACGTCGGACGTGCGCCGGTCTACCTGGAAGCCGACGACTTCCTGGATGCAGAACGGGTGGTGGCGCAGCTGGAGTCGTACCTGCACCAGACCGGAAAAAAGGACCTCACAGAGCAGGACATCCGGCAGCTAAGGGCCCAGTATGCCGAATGGGTGAAGAGCCGGGTCTGA
- a CDS encoding formylmethanofuran dehydrogenase subunit C, which yields MKVTLAMKPGARSFIPIEAESIVPKNFLAGTDLLVWRGNREFRLDEVFAVSVEGDADRSEDVEVVLSGETFRLKRVGEYMDGGRITILGDIGMHCGNFMSGGTIEVHGNADGWLGREMAGGTILCRGDAADYCASGYRGGRKGMTGGTVEVFGRAGDFLAESIAGGTVIVHGDAGDMPGAEMHGGTLIVHGDCRRPGANMKGGSCYVYGTAQGMLPTFKKIETVQHEGRTLIRFTGDIANRGKGNLFVKDYEYLD from the coding sequence ATGAAGGTCACGCTCGCGATGAAGCCCGGTGCGAGGTCGTTCATCCCGATCGAGGCGGAGTCGATCGTCCCGAAGAACTTTCTTGCCGGCACCGATCTTTTGGTCTGGCGGGGGAACAGGGAGTTCCGGCTCGACGAGGTCTTCGCGGTCTCGGTGGAGGGCGATGCCGACCGCTCGGAGGACGTCGAGGTCGTCCTTTCGGGGGAGACGTTCCGGTTGAAAAGGGTCGGCGAGTACATGGACGGCGGCAGGATCACCATCCTCGGGGATATCGGGATGCACTGCGGCAACTTCATGAGCGGCGGGACGATCGAGGTTCACGGCAACGCCGACGGCTGGCTCGGGAGGGAGATGGCGGGGGGGACCATCCTCTGCCGGGGCGACGCCGCCGATTACTGCGCCTCGGGCTACCGCGGCGGCAGGAAGGGCATGACCGGCGGCACCGTGGAGGTCTTCGGCCGCGCCGGGGATTTCCTCGCGGAGAGCATCGCCGGCGGCACCGTGATCGTGCACGGCGATGCCGGGGACATGCCCGGGGCGGAGATGCACGGCGGCACGCTCATCGTCCACGGGGACTGCCGACGCCCGGGTGCGAACATGAAAGGGGGCTCCTGTTACGTCTACGGGACCGCGCAGGGGATGCTTCCTACCTTCAAAAAGATTGAGACGGTTCAGCACGAGGGGCGCACGCTTATCCGGTTCACCGGGGATATTGCGAACCGCGGGAAAGGAAATCTTTTTGTGAAGGACTACGAATATCTGGATTGA
- a CDS encoding formylmethanofuran dehydrogenase subunit A — translation MSELLIRNACVIDPLRGINAETMDIAIRDGRIVEEVSDAAEVIDARGMLTLPGGVDSHTHICGTKVNFGRYMSPEDMRAGRTPRRGPLHATSGYSVPTTYGNSYRYSVMGYTTLLEGAMAPLEARHTHEEFLYTPLQDTMANVLFDGNWGIMEAIRDGDKKRVAAIIAWTLKAVKGFAVKLTNPGGTEAWQWGKNVSCIRDPVPHFEVTPAEIIRSIVEANELLHLPHSVHLHCNNLGTPGNYTCTLGSLGLIPDLNKKRQTLYATHVQFHAYGGSGWKDFCSKSEPIARFVDMRPQIVMDMGQVMFGRTTTMTADGPMEFNLYRLHHEKWSNHDVELETGSGIIPVIYRRKNLVNSIMWAIGLELALLTKSPWQCLLTTDNPNGAPFVKYPEIIGLLMSKKYRDAEFATIHPDTASRVPLPAIERELDWYEIAVMTRAGQARALGLQDLGKGHLGPGADADVAIYPLLIDEVDPSVDYRKVIDAFSRTEYTIKRGRVVARRGECLVDGSNATFWVRPKVSEVYDMGKDPDFIEKFDRYYTVRMRNYPVQAEYLNRNRCIETEAEI, via the coding sequence ATGAGCGAGCTCCTGATCAGGAACGCCTGCGTGATCGACCCCCTCCGGGGGATCAACGCCGAGACGATGGATATCGCCATCCGCGATGGCAGGATCGTCGAGGAGGTGAGCGATGCGGCGGAGGTGATCGACGCCCGCGGTATGCTCACCCTGCCGGGCGGGGTCGATTCCCACACCCATATCTGCGGGACGAAGGTGAACTTCGGGCGGTACATGAGCCCCGAGGATATGCGGGCGGGGAGGACGCCCCGGCGCGGGCCGCTGCATGCTACGTCCGGCTACAGCGTCCCGACCACCTACGGCAACAGCTACCGCTACAGCGTGATGGGCTACACCACCCTGCTCGAGGGCGCGATGGCGCCGCTCGAGGCCCGCCACACCCACGAGGAGTTCCTCTACACGCCGCTGCAGGACACGATGGCAAACGTCCTCTTCGACGGGAACTGGGGGATCATGGAGGCGATCCGCGACGGCGACAAAAAGAGGGTCGCGGCCATCATCGCCTGGACGCTCAAGGCGGTGAAAGGGTTTGCCGTCAAACTCACGAATCCCGGCGGCACCGAGGCTTGGCAGTGGGGCAAGAACGTCTCGTGCATCAGGGACCCGGTGCCCCACTTCGAGGTGACGCCCGCGGAGATCATCCGGTCGATCGTCGAGGCGAACGAACTCCTCCACCTCCCGCACTCCGTCCACCTCCACTGCAACAACCTGGGAACACCGGGGAACTACACCTGCACGCTCGGGTCGCTCGGCCTCATCCCGGACCTGAACAAGAAGAGGCAGACCCTGTATGCCACCCACGTCCAGTTCCACGCCTACGGCGGGTCGGGATGGAAGGATTTCTGCTCGAAAAGCGAGCCGATTGCGCGGTTCGTCGACATGCGTCCGCAGATCGTCATGGACATGGGGCAGGTGATGTTCGGCCGGACGACGACGATGACCGCCGACGGGCCGATGGAGTTCAACCTCTACCGCCTTCATCACGAGAAGTGGAGCAACCACGACGTGGAGCTCGAGACCGGCTCGGGTATCATCCCGGTCATCTACCGGCGCAAGAACCTGGTCAACTCGATCATGTGGGCGATTGGCCTTGAGCTCGCGCTCCTCACGAAGAGCCCCTGGCAGTGCCTGCTCACGACGGATAACCCGAACGGCGCGCCGTTCGTCAAATACCCGGAGATCATCGGCCTCCTGATGAGCAAGAAGTACCGCGACGCCGAGTTCGCCACGATTCACCCCGATACCGCGTCACGGGTGCCCCTCCCGGCGATCGAGCGGGAACTGGACTGGTACGAGATCGCGGTGATGACCCGGGCCGGCCAGGCAAGGGCGCTCGGGCTCCAGGACCTCGGGAAGGGCCATCTCGGGCCGGGCGCCGATGCGGACGTCGCCATCTACCCGCTCCTGATCGACGAGGTCGACCCGTCGGTTGACTACCGGAAGGTCATCGATGCGTTCAGCCGGACCGAGTACACGATCAAGCGGGGCAGGGTCGTCGCCCGGAGGGGCGAGTGCCTGGTCGACGGGAGCAACGCCACGTTCTGGGTCCGGCCGAAGGTTTCCGAGGTCTACGATATGGGAAAGGATCCCGACTTCATCGAGAAGTTCGATCGCTACTACACGGTCCGGATGAGGAACTACCCGGTGCAGGCGGAGTACCTGAACCGGAACCGGTGCATCGAGACGGAGGCGGAGATATGA